The following proteins come from a genomic window of Megalobrama amblycephala isolate DHTTF-2021 linkage group LG1, ASM1881202v1, whole genome shotgun sequence:
- the LOC125270744 gene encoding serine/threonine-protein kinase pim-1-like, with product MLEWFEEEDQYILILILEYSESCRDLYGFILQEKLSESQARSLMYQAVLAAKHCLDGGVFHRDIKLDNYVINTATNRVQLIDFGCGEVAESGIKGQFIGFACPPEYFADFEYEAEPTTVWSLGIMMHRTVCSCNPLRKEDGRLSFDSRVSAEFQELITWCLALNPSERATMEDILQHEWFRQERMSGAI from the exons ATGCTGGAATGGTTCGAGGAGGAAGATCAGtacatcctcatcctcatcctgGAATATTCTGAGTCCTGCCGAGACCTGTACGGATTCATCCTCCAGGAAAAGCTGAGTGAATCACAGGCACGTAGCTTGATGTACCAAGCGGTGCTCGCAGCCAAGCACTGTCTTGACGGAGGCGTCTTCCACCGTGACATCAAGCTAGACAACTACGTGATCAACACGGCGACGAACCGGGTCCAACTGATAGACTTTGGCTGCGGTGAAGTCGCCGAAAGTGGCATTAAGGGGCAATTCATTG GATTCGCCTGCCCTCCTGAATATTTTGCGGATTTTGAATATGAGGCCGAGCCAACCACCGTCTGGTCTCTGGGGATTATGATGCACAGAACGGTGTGCAGCTGTAACCCCCTGAGAAAGGAAGATGGCCGCCTGAGTTTTGACTCCAGAGTCTCCGCAG AATTTCAGGAGTTGATCACATGGTGCCTGGCTCTTAATCCATCTGAGAGAGCGACCATGGAGGACATCCTGCAGCACGAATGGTTTCGGCAGGAACGAATGTCCGGAGCCATTTAG
- the LOC125270674 gene encoding L-rhamnose-binding lectin CSL2-like — translation MLPCSSSRDFLSFPLVHTFNMLTLKLSGILLLLILCQHGIDANVICQGRSGILRCNSGSIRIIEATYGRSDNTTCAYRKPASQISNTNCRAPVTSIVSSRCNRKKRCVVSASNIHFSNPCVGTYKYLDVTYQCPT, via the exons ATGCTCCCATGTTCCTCCTCAAGAGATTTCCTGAGTTTCCCTTTGGTTCACACCTTCAACATGCTGACGCTAAAGCTAAGCGGGATCCTTT TGCTGCTGATCCTGTGCCAACATG GTATAGATGCAAACGTGATCTGTCAAGGAAGATCTGGGATCCTCAGATGTA ATTCTGGATCAATAAGGATTATTGAAGCCACCTACGGACGGAGCGATAACACAACATGTGCTTATCGGAAACCAGCTTCTCAGATCTCAAATACGAACTGCAGAGCACCAGTCACCAGTATAGTTTCCTCTCG GTGCAATAGAAAAAAGAGATGTGTTGTTTCTGCATCAAACATTCATTTCTCTAATCCTTGTGTTGGAACTTATAAATACCTGGACGTGACTTATCAATGTCCGACATGA
- the LOC125270742 gene encoding single-pass membrane and coiled-coil domain-containing protein 3-like, whose protein sequence is MWSDIFYPDNPKRREQLIRKNQEFKDLIENNFRATNQLIDVMNDHLSCSFQHIKLNEEASLQENCNVMIECMQKIQAVVEKIDKELKEKLDPTLYEKLRSLSLLPEDFNLVSKVLEVVCGVATVVSTTVIGLLIKNGVILENITSKFVIIGAGTLACVGLAVVFMGIDMIVEAILGSIERDQLEKALKEYDKALDEFKPASEKYQDNITYVRIKIEEIKD, encoded by the coding sequence atgtGGAGTGACATCTTCTACCCTGATAATCCTAAGAGAAGGGAACAGCTCATCCGCAAAAATCAAGAGTTTAAAGATCTGATTGAGAACAACTTCCGAGCCACCAACCAACTGATTGATGTTATGAACGATCACTTGAGCTGCTCCTTCCAACATATCAAGCTGAATGAGGAAGCTTCTCTCCAGGAGAACTGTAATGTGATGATTGAATGCATGCAAAAGATCCAGGCAGTGGTAGAGAAGATTGACAAGGAGCTGAAGGAGAAGCTGGATCCCACCCTGTATGAGAAGCTGCGAAGCCTGTCTCTGCTTCCAGAAGACTTTAATCTGGTTTCAAAAGTTCTTGAAGTAGTTTGTGGTGTTGCAACTGTGGTATCTACTACCGTAATTGgtcttttaattaaaaatggagTAATTCTGGAAAATATAACAAGTAAGTTTGTTATAATTGGAGCAGGGACATTAGCTTGTGTTGGGTTGGCAGTGGTGTTCATGGGGATTGACATGATTGTTGAGGCCATTCTTGGGAGCATTGAGCGTGATCAACTTGAGAAGGCCCTGAAAGAGTATGACAAAGCTTTGGATGAATTCAAACCAGCGTCTGAAAAATATCAGGATAACATTACCTACGTCAGGATCAAAATTGAGGAAATTAAGGATTAG